A genomic segment from Acuticoccus sediminis encodes:
- a CDS encoding Bug family tripartite tricarboxylate transporter substrate binding protein, whose translation MITLTSAAVVSLMFAGSGFAQEIAIDKPECVAPAKPGGGFDLTCRIAQSGLKGIIEQPVQVTFMPGGIGAVAINQFNTNRTDDPNAIVAFSSGSLLNMAIGKYGQWNEDDVKFTATAGQDYGAIIVKADSPFKSLGDVLAALKENPAGVVLGAGGSVGSQDWMKAALLVRAEGIDPRKMRYVAFDGGGDAMAGLLGGSIQVYTGDVGEIVSMMDAGTIRVLAVMNDERLPAPFADTPTTVELGYKEAVWPIIRGYYMGKNVSDEAYNAWVSAFEKAYGTDEWKKTVTGQGLQPVALAGEEMSAEMLKRVERMRNIAKEAGLIN comes from the coding sequence ATGATAACACTGACATCCGCGGCCGTCGTGTCCCTGATGTTCGCCGGTTCCGGTTTCGCGCAAGAGATCGCGATCGATAAGCCCGAGTGCGTGGCGCCCGCCAAGCCCGGCGGCGGCTTCGACCTCACCTGCCGCATCGCCCAGTCCGGCCTCAAGGGCATCATCGAGCAGCCGGTGCAGGTGACCTTCATGCCCGGCGGCATCGGCGCCGTGGCGATCAACCAGTTCAACACCAACCGCACCGACGACCCGAACGCCATCGTCGCGTTCTCGTCCGGCTCGCTCCTCAACATGGCGATCGGCAAGTACGGCCAGTGGAACGAGGACGACGTGAAGTTCACGGCGACCGCCGGCCAGGACTACGGCGCGATCATCGTGAAGGCCGACAGCCCGTTCAAGTCCCTCGGCGACGTGCTCGCCGCCCTCAAGGAGAATCCGGCGGGCGTGGTGCTCGGCGCCGGCGGCTCGGTCGGCTCGCAGGACTGGATGAAGGCCGCCCTCCTCGTTCGCGCCGAAGGGATCGACCCGCGCAAGATGCGCTACGTCGCGTTCGACGGCGGCGGTGACGCCATGGCCGGCCTCCTCGGCGGCTCCATCCAGGTCTACACCGGCGACGTCGGCGAGATCGTCTCGATGATGGACGCCGGCACGATCCGAGTTCTCGCCGTGATGAACGACGAGCGTCTCCCCGCCCCCTTCGCCGACACGCCGACCACGGTCGAGCTCGGCTACAAGGAGGCCGTGTGGCCGATCATCCGCGGCTACTACATGGGCAAGAACGTCTCCGACGAGGCGTACAACGCCTGGGTCTCCGCCTTCGAGAAGGCCTACGGGACCGACGAGTGGAAGAAGACGGTGACGGGCCAGGGCCTGCAGCCGGTCGCCCTCGCCGGCGAGGAGATGAGCGCCGAGATGCTGAAGCGCGTGGAGCGGATGCGCAACATCGCGAAGGAGGCCGGGCTCATCAACTGA
- a CDS encoding ABC transporter substrate-binding protein encodes MGRLLVLAVLAAVIGLAGCREERRILKIWSATDAVAMQDLLDDFGRRNPDITIQYTEFNTSELHAAVLAAEARSDVPRPDVVISSAMDLQVDLVNHGLAEPIDVSTKGPDWANWRGELFGFTAEPVAVVYNVAAFEGRALPQSRSELASMIRDDPAFFDGRVATYDITRSGVGYMFATQDAVRGYQSTRLVETLGRARSQTFCCTGEMIAAVASGQARLAYNVIGSYAQALVQDDPRLALHFLSDYTLVFARSAFVPHWTGAPQAATRFVDYLISPAGQGKIAEGSQLLPLSAVSGGGAAGEPNTSLSPIRMSPGLLTFLDKLKKERFLRDWRRSLFREVP; translated from the coding sequence ATGGGGCGCCTTCTCGTCCTTGCCGTGCTCGCGGCGGTGATCGGACTCGCCGGATGCCGGGAGGAGCGCCGGATCCTGAAGATCTGGAGCGCCACCGACGCCGTGGCGATGCAGGACCTCCTCGACGACTTCGGCAGGCGGAACCCGGACATCACGATCCAGTACACCGAGTTCAACACCAGCGAGCTGCACGCGGCCGTGCTGGCGGCGGAGGCACGGTCGGACGTGCCGCGCCCGGACGTCGTCATCTCTTCTGCGATGGACCTGCAGGTCGACCTCGTGAACCACGGGCTCGCCGAGCCGATCGACGTCTCCACCAAGGGGCCGGACTGGGCGAACTGGCGCGGCGAGCTCTTCGGCTTCACCGCCGAGCCGGTCGCCGTGGTCTACAACGTCGCAGCGTTCGAGGGGCGCGCGCTGCCGCAGAGCCGCTCCGAGCTTGCCAGCATGATCCGCGACGACCCTGCCTTCTTCGACGGGCGCGTCGCCACCTACGACATCACCCGCTCGGGCGTCGGCTATATGTTCGCGACGCAGGACGCAGTGCGCGGCTACCAGTCCACCCGCCTTGTCGAGACCCTGGGCCGGGCCCGCTCGCAGACGTTCTGCTGCACCGGCGAGATGATCGCCGCCGTCGCGTCGGGTCAGGCGCGGCTCGCCTACAACGTGATCGGCTCCTATGCGCAGGCGCTGGTCCAGGACGACCCGCGCCTCGCGCTGCACTTCCTGTCCGACTACACGCTGGTCTTCGCCCGCTCGGCCTTCGTGCCGCACTGGACCGGGGCGCCGCAGGCGGCGACCCGCTTCGTCGACTACCTGATCTCGCCCGCCGGGCAGGGGAAGATCGCCGAGGGCTCCCAGCTCCTGCCGCTGTCGGCGGTGTCGGGCGGCGGGGCCGCGGGTGAGCCGAACACGTCGCTGTCGCCCATCAGGATGAGCCCCGGCCTCCTCACCTTCCTCGACAAGCTGAAGAAGGAGCGGTTCCTGCGCGACTGGCGCCGTTCGCTCTTCCGCGAGGTCCCCTGA
- a CDS encoding response regulator transcription factor — MRILLVEDTAELAESIRERLTAEGHAVDVEGDGSSADSLLTHAVFDLVILDVHLPGLSGFDVLSRMRVRGNTTPVLILTARSEVDDRVTGLDVGADDYMVKPVDFRELAARCRAIVRRRSGAASNRFSAGNFVFDRSARRASIEDRDLELRPREIQALELFLANLDRVMTKEEVADRIYTFDEAPSLNAVEQTLTRLRRKLTDTPVRIRTIRGLGYIASIADG; from the coding sequence ATGCGTATCCTGCTGGTCGAGGACACCGCCGAGCTCGCCGAGAGCATCCGCGAGCGGCTGACCGCCGAGGGGCACGCGGTGGACGTGGAGGGTGACGGCTCCAGCGCCGACTCGCTGCTGACGCACGCCGTGTTCGACCTCGTCATCCTCGACGTCCACCTGCCGGGCCTCTCCGGCTTCGACGTGCTGTCGCGGATGCGGGTTCGGGGAAACACGACGCCGGTCCTCATCCTCACCGCCCGCTCGGAGGTGGACGACCGCGTCACCGGGCTCGACGTCGGTGCCGACGACTACATGGTGAAGCCCGTCGACTTCCGCGAGCTGGCGGCGCGCTGCAGGGCGATCGTGCGGCGGCGGTCGGGCGCGGCCTCGAACCGCTTCAGCGCCGGCAACTTCGTGTTCGACCGCTCGGCCCGCCGCGCCAGCATCGAGGACCGCGACCTGGAACTCCGCCCGCGCGAGATCCAGGCGCTGGAGCTCTTCCTCGCCAACCTCGACCGAGTGATGACGAAGGAGGAGGTGGCCGACCGCATCTACACCTTCGACGAGGCGCCGAGCCTCAACGCGGTCGAGCAGACCCTGACGCGCCTGCGCCGCAAGCTGACCGACACGCCGGTGAGGATCCGCACCATCCGCGGCCTCGGCTATATCGCGAGCATCGCCGATGGCTAG
- a CDS encoding sensor histidine kinase codes for MASAAPAPDRPAQVPPEPRPYSLKRRLAVGASTLFALIIAVLSIGLWRYSQSAADRTYDLILSGAAISIGERIALTPEGLEIDLPTSAFEILALAPNDRVFYRIVGEGGVTLTGDADLPGLDQPPEDGTRGAIALSDGRYDGEPVRLATSWLELPGLTERTLIGVAVGQTTLARRAMRNDLFLKGLIPLAAVAAAGLFAVRTGVSLAIRPLVDIERDIRARAPNDLSPLTIAPPRESDALVGAINDFMRRLGASRDNAQSFIADVAHQLRTALFGVEGALALQRSVSSDEQLERGRERVRRTIHLTNQLLSHAMVIHRADSPVEAEVDVAALFRRVLEDTLRGGIPDTITLGVETEPGTEGVCIAGDPVALREALRNLVDNAVRHGPADNTIVLRLATAEIGGRPALELIVADQGPGIPEADKAVVTERFVTRDDRGGSGLGLAIVAAVARSHGGRLVLRDAGGGGLEAALVVPRTAPATARAKA; via the coding sequence ATGGCTAGCGCGGCTCCCGCGCCGGACCGCCCCGCCCAGGTCCCGCCAGAGCCGCGCCCCTATTCGCTGAAGCGCCGGCTCGCGGTGGGGGCGTCGACCCTCTTCGCGCTCATCATCGCGGTGCTGTCGATCGGGCTGTGGCGCTATTCGCAGAGCGCGGCCGACCGGACCTACGACCTCATCCTCTCCGGCGCGGCGATCTCCATCGGCGAGCGGATCGCGCTGACGCCGGAAGGACTGGAGATCGACCTGCCGACCTCCGCGTTCGAGATCCTGGCGCTCGCGCCCAACGACCGCGTCTTCTACCGGATCGTCGGCGAGGGCGGCGTGACGCTGACGGGCGACGCCGACCTCCCGGGCCTCGACCAGCCGCCGGAGGACGGGACGCGCGGCGCCATCGCGCTCAGCGACGGCCGCTACGACGGCGAGCCGGTCCGCCTCGCGACGAGCTGGCTGGAGCTGCCGGGCCTCACCGAGCGGACGCTGATCGGCGTCGCGGTCGGCCAGACGACCCTGGCGCGGCGGGCGATGCGCAACGACCTCTTCCTGAAGGGGCTCATCCCGCTGGCGGCGGTGGCGGCGGCCGGGCTTTTCGCGGTGCGCACGGGCGTCTCGCTCGCCATCCGCCCGCTGGTCGACATCGAGCGGGACATCCGCGCGCGGGCGCCCAACGACCTCTCGCCCCTCACCATCGCGCCGCCGCGCGAGTCGGACGCTCTGGTCGGCGCGATCAACGACTTCATGCGGCGCCTCGGCGCGAGCCGCGACAACGCGCAGAGCTTCATCGCCGACGTCGCCCACCAGCTCCGCACCGCGCTCTTCGGCGTGGAGGGCGCGCTGGCGCTGCAGCGTTCGGTGTCGTCGGACGAGCAGCTCGAGCGCGGACGCGAGCGGGTGCGCCGGACGATCCACCTCACCAACCAGCTCCTGTCCCACGCCATGGTGATCCACCGCGCCGACAGCCCCGTCGAGGCCGAGGTGGACGTCGCGGCCCTCTTCCGCCGCGTGCTTGAGGACACGCTGCGCGGTGGCATTCCGGACACGATCACGCTCGGCGTCGAGACCGAGCCGGGCACCGAGGGCGTGTGCATCGCCGGGGATCCGGTGGCGCTGCGCGAGGCGCTGCGCAACCTCGTCGACAATGCCGTGCGCCACGGGCCGGCGGACAACACCATCGTCCTGCGCCTCGCGACGGCCGAGATCGGCGGCCGTCCGGCGCTGGAGCTCATCGTCGCCGATCAGGGGCCGGGCATTCCGGAGGCCGACAAGGCGGTCGTCACCGAGCGCTTCGTGACGCGCGACGACCGGGGCGGGTCCGGGCTGGGCCTCGCGATCGTGGCGGCGGTGGCGCGCAGCCATGGCGGGCGGCTCGTCCTGCGCGACGCCGGGGGCGGCGGGCTCGAGGCGGCGCTGGTCGTGCCGCGCACCGCGCCCGCGACGGCCCGGGCGAAGGCCTGA
- a CDS encoding tripartite tricarboxylate transporter TctB family protein: protein MVDRLFAGVLFLVALGYTYIAFTAIKAPFQYDPLGPESWPQLLGIVALLCSGYLFARPEVASFGLKLPTWGRLAILVVLLFGYAELFRPAGFIVATFAFCSLLSLMLGARILPALGFGAATGVVGFFLCTRVLELNLPAGVFAAYL from the coding sequence ATGGTCGACAGGCTGTTCGCCGGCGTCCTCTTCCTGGTCGCGCTCGGTTACACCTACATCGCATTCACGGCCATCAAGGCCCCGTTCCAATACGATCCGCTCGGACCGGAGTCCTGGCCGCAGCTCCTCGGCATCGTGGCACTCCTGTGCTCCGGCTACCTGTTCGCGCGCCCCGAAGTCGCCAGCTTCGGCCTCAAGCTGCCGACCTGGGGCCGTCTCGCCATCCTCGTCGTGCTGCTGTTCGGCTATGCCGAGCTGTTCCGCCCCGCGGGGTTCATCGTCGCGACCTTCGCCTTCTGCAGCCTGCTCTCGCTGATGCTGGGCGCACGCATCCTCCCGGCGCTCGGCTTCGGCGCGGCGACCGGCGTCGTCGGCTTCTTCCTCTGCACGCGCGTGCTCGAGCTCAACCTGCCCGCCGGCGTCTTCGCCGCGTACCTGTAA